A single region of the Streptomyces sp. NBC_01803 genome encodes:
- a CDS encoding alpha/beta hydrolase, translating to MKLDPDARAAADLLKELLPLPIHRMGLAGAREFFGGRATEGTPPSVHEVSDHVVPRVDAEIPVRLYRPGPGSGLPVLVYLHGGGWTLGGIDRVDALCRTLASRARCLVVSVGYRLAPEHKFPTPPHDCHAALAWVASHAAELGADARRIAIGGDSAGANLATAVCLLARDRGGPRPVFQLLAYPAMEYAVRRPSWTEYADGPLLTSDDVVWFWEQYLRDEADRANPLAVPATAPSLRGLPPAFVITAEYDPIRDDGEHFARRLREDGVECAAKRYPGVFHGFFPQVGVFARADEAVADAAGHLRRAFGTARP from the coding sequence GTGAAACTCGATCCCGACGCGCGGGCGGCGGCCGATCTGCTCAAGGAACTGCTGCCGCTGCCGATCCACCGGATGGGCCTCGCGGGCGCCCGTGAGTTCTTCGGCGGGCGCGCCACCGAGGGCACGCCACCGTCCGTGCATGAGGTGTCCGACCATGTCGTCCCGCGTGTGGACGCGGAGATCCCGGTGCGGCTGTACCGGCCGGGTCCCGGGAGCGGGCTGCCGGTGCTGGTCTACCTCCACGGCGGCGGCTGGACGCTGGGCGGGATCGACCGCGTCGACGCCCTGTGCCGCACCCTGGCCAGCCGGGCCCGCTGTCTGGTGGTCTCGGTGGGCTACCGCCTCGCCCCGGAGCACAAGTTCCCCACCCCGCCGCACGATTGCCACGCCGCCCTGGCATGGGTCGCCTCGCACGCCGCCGAACTGGGCGCCGACGCGCGCCGGATAGCCATCGGCGGGGACAGCGCGGGTGCCAACCTCGCCACCGCCGTCTGCCTGCTGGCCCGTGACCGGGGCGGACCGCGCCCGGTCTTCCAACTGCTGGCCTATCCGGCCATGGAGTACGCCGTGCGGCGCCCCTCCTGGACCGAGTACGCCGACGGCCCGCTGCTCACCAGCGACGATGTGGTGTGGTTCTGGGAGCAGTATCTGCGGGACGAGGCCGACCGCGCCAACCCGCTCGCCGTGCCCGCCACCGCCCCGAGCCTGCGCGGCCTGCCGCCCGCGTTCGTCATCACCGCCGAGTACGACCCGATCCGCGACGACGGCGAGCACTTCGCCCGCCGGCTCCGCGAGGACGGCGTGGAGTGCGCGGCCAAGCGCTACCCGGGCGTCTTCCACGGCTTCTTCCCGCAGGTCGGCGTCTTCGCGCGGGCGGATGAGGCGGTCGCCGACGCCGCCGGGCACCTGCGCCGGGCCTTCGGCACCGCCCGCCCCTGA
- a CDS encoding AMP-dependent synthetase/ligase yields the protein MYARVLKDMKRAKRRADLSVRVRPELISENGVVREVRVPPLVTPPASGSIGDIPFTNAAEAPGSVVIRRKVGDRYVPVTASAFAREVTDAAKGLIAAGLVPGGRVAVMARTCYEWAVLDFAIWAAGGETVPIYATSSAEQIEWILRDSGTAFIVVETADHAATADAGISALPADLPRPRLWQIDDGALAQLTALGRDVADAEVTERRTALRPDTIATLVYTSGTTGRPKGCVLTHANLHAESANLVELLKPVFEEVTRQTPSTLLFLPLAHILGRTLQIACLSGRIEIGHCPSIKPDDLRPELAIFKPTFVVGVPYLFEKIHDTGRAMAEKIGRGSSFERADRIAVKYGEAALRKYLGTGPGPSRGLAAARLLYDLLVYRRIRKALGGRMSYAISGGSPLDTRLNLFFFACGIVIYEGYGLTETTAAVTLIPPLTPRPGTVGQPVPGNSVRIGDDGEVLIKGGTVFGGYWNNPAASHEALDPDSWFSTGDLGALDADGYLKITGRKKDIIITNGGKNVSPAVLEDRLRSRPPVGQCVVVGDKQAYIGALIALEPDALHHWLTVRKRPLDTPFEELKQDKQLLADVQRAVDYANEAVSRAESIRKFILVEGDFTEENGLLTPSLKVKRKAVTEAYAKDIEELYGG from the coding sequence ATGTACGCGCGGGTACTCAAGGACATGAAACGGGCAAAGCGGCGCGCGGATCTGTCCGTCCGGGTCAGACCCGAGCTGATCAGCGAGAACGGTGTGGTGCGCGAGGTGCGTGTCCCGCCGCTGGTCACTCCGCCGGCTTCGGGGAGCATCGGGGACATCCCGTTCACCAACGCGGCGGAGGCGCCCGGTTCGGTGGTCATCCGGCGCAAGGTCGGCGACCGCTATGTCCCGGTGACGGCCTCGGCGTTCGCGCGGGAGGTCACGGACGCGGCCAAGGGGCTGATCGCGGCGGGTCTGGTGCCCGGCGGGCGGGTGGCCGTGATGGCGCGCACCTGTTACGAGTGGGCGGTGCTGGACTTCGCGATCTGGGCCGCCGGTGGCGAGACCGTGCCGATCTACGCGACGTCCTCCGCCGAGCAGATCGAGTGGATCCTGCGGGACTCCGGCACGGCGTTCATCGTCGTGGAGACCGCCGACCACGCCGCCACCGCCGACGCCGGGATCTCCGCCCTGCCGGCCGACTTGCCCCGCCCCCGGCTCTGGCAGATCGACGACGGGGCACTGGCCCAGCTCACCGCGCTCGGCCGGGACGTGGCCGACGCGGAGGTGACCGAACGGCGCACCGCGCTCCGGCCGGACACCATCGCCACCCTCGTCTACACCTCGGGCACCACCGGCCGCCCCAAGGGCTGCGTGCTCACCCACGCCAACCTGCACGCCGAGTCCGCCAACCTGGTCGAGCTGCTGAAGCCCGTCTTCGAAGAGGTCACCCGGCAGACGCCCTCCACGCTGCTGTTCCTGCCGCTGGCCCACATCCTCGGCCGCACCCTCCAGATCGCCTGTCTGTCCGGGCGCATCGAGATCGGCCACTGCCCGAGCATCAAGCCGGACGACCTGCGGCCCGAACTGGCCATCTTCAAGCCGACCTTCGTCGTCGGTGTGCCGTATCTCTTCGAGAAGATCCACGACACCGGACGGGCCATGGCCGAGAAGATCGGCCGCGGCTCGTCGTTCGAGCGGGCCGACCGGATCGCCGTGAAGTACGGCGAGGCCGCACTGCGCAAGTACCTCGGCACCGGCCCCGGCCCGAGCCGTGGCCTGGCCGCCGCGCGGCTCCTCTACGACCTGCTCGTCTACCGCCGCATCCGTAAGGCGCTCGGCGGCCGGATGAGCTACGCCATCAGCGGCGGCTCCCCGCTGGACACCCGGCTGAACCTGTTCTTCTTCGCCTGCGGCATCGTCATCTACGAGGGCTACGGCCTCACCGAGACCACGGCGGCCGTCACCCTGATCCCGCCGCTCACCCCGCGCCCCGGCACGGTCGGCCAGCCGGTGCCGGGGAACTCGGTGCGGATCGGCGACGACGGCGAGGTGCTGATCAAGGGCGGCACCGTCTTCGGGGGGTACTGGAACAACCCGGCCGCCAGCCACGAGGCCCTGGACCCCGACTCCTGGTTCTCCACCGGCGACCTCGGCGCTCTCGACGCCGACGGCTATCTGAAGATCACCGGCCGGAAGAAGGACATCATCATCACCAACGGGGGCAAGAACGTCTCCCCCGCCGTCCTGGAGGACCGGCTGCGCAGCCGCCCCCCGGTCGGGCAGTGCGTGGTGGTCGGCGACAAGCAGGCGTACATCGGCGCGCTGATCGCGCTGGAGCCGGACGCGCTGCACCACTGGCTGACGGTGCGCAAGCGTCCGCTGGACACGCCGTTCGAGGAGCTGAAGCAGGACAAACAGCTCCTGGCCGACGTGCAGCGGGCGGTGGACTACGCGAACGAGGCCGTCTCGCGCGCCGAGTCCATCCGCAAGTTCATCCTGGTGGAGGGCGACTTCACGGAGGAGAACGGGCTGCTGACCCCGTCGCTGAAGGTCAAGCGCAAGGCGGTGACGGAGGCGTACGCCAAGGACATCGAGGAGCTCTACGGCGGCTGA
- the tgmA gene encoding putative ATP-grasp-modified RiPP — MPTTTAVPVTGPQTLPPARRPFVLGLFTPSPRLPLDTGAFRFDPVRQIGVLADGTPRADAPGDERSRTTGGLNSPTELEIDGTASDGLPL; from the coding sequence ATGCCCACGACCACCGCTGTCCCCGTCACGGGCCCTCAGACATTGCCGCCCGCCCGCCGGCCGTTCGTGCTGGGCCTGTTCACCCCCAGCCCCCGACTGCCGCTGGACACGGGGGCGTTCCGGTTCGACCCGGTGCGGCAGATCGGCGTCCTGGCGGACGGCACGCCCCGCGCCGACGCGCCCGGGGACGAGCGCAGCAGGACCACCGGCGGCCTGAACTCCCCGACCGAGCTGGAGATCGACGGCACTGCCTCGGACGGACTTCCGCTGTGA
- a CDS encoding TetR/AcrR family transcriptional regulator: MGRKPSAGRRGSWEWSRTAQTRQTMLRAAREVFTEHGFAEASISQVIERAGSSVGSLYHHFGGKTELFIAVWESFQDAQEEAAAASVAEARRDGVTDPLELFAVGSRTFLENAWRHRDLVRLFLHGDTPPGFELTRRARARGWVRQNAALLGAGDDPLSRLTVTVMSGLIGEAMWEVATSDDEAEASEVTDAALTIVRRFDFLANGTDAGSGTDAASGTDPGNAGDAANGTDTDTDTGNAANAANGTDTGNAANAANGTDTGHVADAGEPEA, encoded by the coding sequence ATGGGACGCAAACCGTCCGCCGGCCGGCGGGGCTCATGGGAGTGGAGCCGCACGGCGCAGACCCGGCAGACCATGCTCCGGGCCGCCCGCGAGGTCTTCACCGAACACGGCTTCGCGGAGGCCAGCATCTCCCAGGTCATCGAACGGGCCGGGTCCAGCGTCGGCAGCCTCTACCACCACTTCGGCGGCAAGACCGAGCTGTTCATCGCGGTGTGGGAGAGCTTCCAGGACGCGCAGGAGGAGGCCGCCGCCGCCAGCGTCGCCGAGGCCAGGAGGGACGGCGTCACCGACCCGCTGGAGCTGTTCGCCGTGGGCTCGCGCACCTTCCTGGAGAACGCCTGGCGCCACCGCGACCTGGTGCGCCTGTTCCTGCACGGTGACACCCCGCCCGGCTTCGAGCTGACCCGCCGGGCCCGCGCGCGCGGCTGGGTCCGGCAGAACGCGGCCCTCCTCGGCGCCGGCGACGACCCCCTCAGCCGCCTCACCGTCACCGTCATGAGCGGTCTCATCGGTGAGGCCATGTGGGAGGTCGCCACCAGCGACGACGAGGCGGAGGCGAGCGAGGTGACCGACGCCGCGCTCACGATCGTCCGCCGCTTCGACTTCCTGGCGAACGGAACGGACGCGGGGAGTGGAACGGACGCCGCGAGCGGAACGGACCCCGGGAACGCGGGGGACGCGGCGAACGGCACCGACACCGACACCGACACCGGGAACGCCGCGAACGCCGCGAACGGCACCGACACCGGGAACGCCGCGAACGCCGCGAACGGAACGGACACCGGGCACGTGGCGGACGCCGGGGAGCCGGAGGCGTAG
- a CDS encoding helix-turn-helix domain-containing protein gives MPHPADDHTGARIADHRKLRQLTQAGLAQRAFLSRGTIAKVEAGLTPATPAIVAAVARALEVEIAVLNGQPYMDEMRQDRLDRMVAPLSDVLDMYDLGPDPYITPRPLGVIAAEVDELCAQTCATEYKGVGEKLPGLLGELTTAVSLLNGAERQQAAGALSWLYWVAYEFAYRLGYHQLAAIALERMGWMGEQAQDPLLLATRLTKRSSMLLRRGENVMARRVLDRGLSLVGQHDAPRGVPALAVEGTLHLAGAIAAAQAKDGDTVDGYMEEARRTAKAIGRDVPHVYWGSFGLTNVQHFAVATAVELGHLGDAMKEAKELHFPPQHPKMRVGRYHIEMARAFAQMGRHPQAEKALHLAREVAPQQARYHPLMRETIGVLVRRQRRAPQGLTALAAWVGM, from the coding sequence TTGCCACATCCTGCTGACGACCACACTGGCGCGCGTATCGCCGATCACCGCAAGCTCCGCCAGCTCACCCAAGCCGGTTTGGCTCAGCGGGCGTTCCTCTCGCGCGGCACCATCGCCAAGGTGGAAGCCGGGCTCACCCCTGCCACTCCGGCGATCGTGGCGGCCGTCGCCAGAGCGCTGGAAGTCGAGATCGCGGTACTCAACGGTCAGCCCTACATGGACGAGATGCGCCAAGACCGGCTGGACCGCATGGTCGCGCCGCTGTCCGATGTGCTCGACATGTACGACCTCGGCCCGGACCCGTACATCACACCGCGCCCCCTGGGCGTGATCGCGGCCGAGGTGGACGAGCTGTGCGCGCAGACCTGCGCCACCGAGTACAAGGGCGTGGGCGAGAAGCTGCCGGGCCTGCTCGGTGAGCTGACCACCGCCGTGAGTCTGCTCAACGGGGCGGAGCGGCAGCAAGCGGCCGGGGCGCTGTCGTGGCTGTACTGGGTGGCCTACGAGTTCGCGTACCGCCTGGGCTACCACCAGCTCGCCGCAATCGCGTTGGAACGCATGGGCTGGATGGGCGAGCAGGCGCAGGACCCGTTGCTGCTCGCCACGCGGCTGACGAAGCGCTCATCCATGCTGCTGCGGCGCGGCGAGAACGTCATGGCCCGGCGCGTGCTCGACCGCGGCCTGTCTCTCGTCGGGCAGCACGACGCCCCGAGGGGCGTGCCAGCGCTCGCGGTGGAGGGCACCCTGCACCTGGCCGGCGCCATCGCCGCCGCGCAGGCGAAGGACGGCGACACCGTCGACGGGTACATGGAGGAAGCGCGGCGCACGGCGAAGGCGATCGGCCGCGACGTCCCGCACGTGTATTGGGGGTCGTTCGGGCTGACCAACGTGCAGCACTTCGCCGTCGCCACCGCCGTCGAACTCGGCCATCTGGGCGACGCGATGAAGGAAGCGAAGGAGCTGCACTTCCCGCCTCAGCACCCCAAGATGCGGGTCGGCCGGTACCACATCGAGATGGCCCGCGCCTTCGCCCAGATGGGCAGGCACCCGCAGGCGGAGAAGGCGCTGCACCTGGCGCGCGAGGTGGCGCCGCAGCAGGCCCGCTACCACCCGTTGATGCGGGAGACGATCGGTGTGCTGGTGCGCCGTCAGAGGCGCGCTCCACAGGGGCTGACGGCGCTGGCGGCGTGGGTGGGTATGTAG
- a CDS encoding AIM24 family protein codes for MRSDLFKSEYQAQAPAASGMSLQHSKAIKYVVNGECHARQGSMVAFRGNLQFEVKSQGVGNFLKRAVTGEGLSLMAVRGQGEVWFAHNAQSCFVIELDPQDALTINGRNVLCFDPTLSYDIKMVSGAGMTGGGLFNCQFAGQGRIGLISDGEPIVIPVTSNAPVYVDTDAVVGWTSQLRTSIHRGQSIKSMLRGGSGEAFQLMLQGDGFVVVQPSEAQPPAEK; via the coding sequence GTGCGAAGCGATCTCTTTAAATCCGAATATCAGGCCCAGGCGCCCGCCGCGAGCGGGATGTCCCTCCAGCACTCCAAGGCGATCAAGTATGTCGTCAACGGCGAGTGCCATGCCCGTCAGGGCTCGATGGTGGCCTTTCGCGGCAATCTCCAGTTCGAGGTGAAGTCCCAGGGGGTGGGGAACTTCCTCAAGCGCGCCGTCACCGGCGAGGGGCTCTCCCTGATGGCCGTGCGCGGCCAGGGCGAGGTGTGGTTCGCGCACAACGCGCAGAGCTGCTTCGTCATAGAGCTGGATCCCCAGGACGCGCTGACCATCAACGGCCGCAACGTGCTGTGCTTCGACCCCACGCTCAGCTACGACATCAAGATGGTGAGCGGCGCCGGGATGACGGGCGGCGGTCTGTTCAACTGCCAGTTCGCCGGGCAGGGCCGGATCGGCCTCATCTCCGACGGCGAACCGATCGTCATCCCGGTGACCTCCAACGCCCCCGTCTACGTTGACACCGACGCGGTCGTCGGCTGGACAAGCCAGCTGCGGACGTCGATTCACCGGGGCCAGAGCATCAAGTCGATGCTGCGCGGCGGTTCGGGCGAGGCGTTCCAACTGATGCTCCAGGGCGACGGGTTCGTGGTCGTCCAGCCCAGTGAGGCGCAGCCGCCCGCCGAGAAGTGA
- a CDS encoding MFS transporter: MGAGRSLGRRFRWLWAAYAVSTFGTWLAFQAFPLTAILVLDAGPTQVSVLAATGLAVGAVVSVPLGPWVEFRRKRPVMVAMDVTRFAALMSVPAAFALGRLSFVQLLVVSVVVAAADITFNAAGGAFLKSLVPPGDLLVANARFEATTWTATVLGPPLGGTAIGLFGPVMTVVADAVSYLLSAVGIHAIGGKEPRPARTDAPARPRAGDLLDGWRYILADPALRPLFFNTILVNSLIMAASPLLAVLMLSDLGFAPWQYGLAFAVPCVGGLIGSRLARRLVARFGQHRVMLTAGALRACWPIGLAFIRPGTAGLVLVMAVELGLITCMGVFNPVLATYRLDRTETDRVARTLSAWSATGKATIAATTGLWGLLAGLTSPRTAIAIAGLLILTTPLLLPRHIDAPQHEREAAGSHP, from the coding sequence ATGGGGGCTGGGCGGTCGCTGGGGCGGCGATTCCGGTGGCTGTGGGCGGCGTACGCGGTCAGCACGTTCGGCACGTGGCTCGCGTTCCAGGCGTTCCCCTTGACCGCGATCCTCGTGCTGGACGCCGGGCCGACGCAGGTGTCGGTGCTGGCGGCCACGGGGCTGGCGGTGGGGGCGGTCGTATCGGTGCCGCTCGGCCCGTGGGTGGAATTCCGTCGCAAGCGGCCGGTGATGGTCGCGATGGATGTGACCCGGTTCGCGGCGTTGATGAGCGTCCCCGCCGCGTTCGCGCTCGGCCGGCTCAGCTTCGTCCAGCTCCTGGTCGTGTCGGTCGTCGTCGCCGCCGCCGACATCACCTTCAACGCGGCCGGCGGCGCGTTCCTGAAGTCCCTGGTCCCACCGGGGGACCTGCTCGTCGCGAACGCGCGGTTCGAGGCCACGACCTGGACCGCCACCGTGCTGGGACCGCCGCTCGGCGGCACCGCGATCGGGCTGTTCGGCCCGGTGATGACCGTGGTGGCCGACGCGGTCAGCTATCTGCTCTCGGCGGTGGGGATCCACGCGATCGGCGGGAAGGAGCCGCGCCCCGCGCGAACCGACGCACCGGCACGGCCCCGGGCCGGCGACCTGCTCGACGGGTGGCGGTACATCCTGGCGGATCCGGCGCTGCGCCCGCTGTTCTTCAACACGATCCTCGTCAACAGCCTGATCATGGCGGCCTCGCCGCTGCTCGCCGTCCTCATGCTCAGCGACCTCGGGTTCGCCCCCTGGCAGTACGGTCTCGCCTTCGCGGTGCCCTGCGTCGGCGGCCTGATCGGCTCACGACTGGCCCGCCGGCTCGTCGCGCGGTTCGGGCAGCACAGGGTGATGCTCACCGCCGGGGCGCTGCGGGCCTGCTGGCCGATCGGGCTGGCCTTCATCCGCCCGGGCACCGCCGGGCTCGTGCTCGTCATGGCCGTCGAGCTCGGGCTGATCACCTGCATGGGCGTGTTCAACCCGGTGCTCGCCACCTACCGGCTCGACCGCACGGAGACGGACCGAGTCGCCCGAACCCTGTCCGCCTGGTCGGCCACCGGCAAAGCCACCATCGCGGCCACGACCGGTCTGTGGGGCCTGCTGGCCGGCCTCACGAGCCCCCGCACCGCGATCGCGATCGCCGGCCTCCTCATCCTGACCACCCCACTCCTGCTCCCCCGCCACATCGACGCGCCGCAGCATGAGCGGGAAGCGGCCGGAAGCCACCCATGA
- a CDS encoding acyl-CoA dehydrogenase family protein, with protein sequence MDFSLSPEERQIRDTVRSFIEKEVVPLEPDVLRNEREGRPGLDPEVLRELRAKARRSGLWGIDTPEEYGGAALGAVMNAIVAMEQGRTFVPFRFGGSADNILYAADEEQKQRYLIPTIEGERKSCFAITEPGAGSDARNIRTRAVRDGGDWVINGEKTFITNGNDADFVMVFAVTDPDKGAGGGVTCFLVDRDMGWKSEAIPTMGEWGPAALVFQDVRVPHENVLGEVGGGFTLAMQWIGQGRFMIPARAIGSAERLLQMAIDYAKIRQSMGRPIADYQAIQWMIADSAIEIESAKWLTLHAAWRVQQGKDARHASSIAKIHGAIMANEVVDRVLQIHGGMGYTKELPIERWYRELRLLRIFEGTDEIQRRTIARNLLKGHARLGTIGE encoded by the coding sequence ATGGACTTCTCGCTCTCACCGGAGGAGCGGCAGATCCGCGACACCGTGCGGTCCTTCATCGAGAAGGAGGTCGTGCCGCTGGAGCCCGACGTGCTGCGCAACGAGCGCGAGGGCCGCCCCGGGCTCGACCCGGAGGTGCTCCGCGAGCTGCGTGCCAAGGCCCGGCGCAGCGGCCTGTGGGGGATCGACACCCCCGAGGAGTACGGCGGGGCCGCCCTCGGCGCGGTGATGAACGCGATCGTCGCGATGGAGCAGGGCCGCACCTTTGTGCCGTTCCGCTTCGGCGGCTCGGCCGACAACATCCTCTACGCCGCCGACGAGGAGCAGAAGCAGCGCTATCTGATCCCCACCATCGAGGGTGAGCGCAAGTCCTGCTTCGCCATCACCGAGCCCGGCGCCGGCTCCGACGCGCGCAACATCCGCACCCGCGCGGTCCGGGACGGCGGCGACTGGGTCATCAACGGCGAGAAGACCTTCATCACCAATGGCAACGACGCCGACTTCGTCATGGTCTTCGCCGTCACCGACCCCGACAAGGGCGCAGGCGGCGGCGTCACCTGCTTCCTGGTCGACCGCGACATGGGCTGGAAATCCGAGGCCATCCCGACGATGGGGGAGTGGGGCCCGGCCGCGCTCGTCTTCCAGGACGTCCGCGTGCCGCACGAGAACGTCCTCGGCGAGGTCGGCGGCGGCTTCACGCTGGCCATGCAGTGGATCGGCCAGGGCCGCTTCATGATCCCCGCCCGGGCCATCGGCTCCGCCGAGCGGCTGCTCCAGATGGCCATCGACTACGCCAAGATCCGGCAGTCCATGGGCCGCCCGATCGCGGACTACCAGGCGATCCAGTGGATGATCGCCGACTCCGCCATCGAGATCGAGTCCGCCAAGTGGCTGACCCTGCACGCCGCCTGGCGCGTCCAGCAGGGCAAGGACGCCCGCCACGCCTCCTCCATCGCCAAGATCCACGGCGCGATCATGGCCAACGAGGTGGTCGACCGCGTGCTCCAGATCCACGGAGGCATGGGCTACACCAAGGAGTTGCCCATCGAGCGCTGGTACCGCGAGCTGCGCCTGCTGCGCATCTTCGAGGGCACCGACGAGATCCAGCGCCGCACCATCGCGCGCAACCTCCTGAAAGGCCACGCGCGGCTCGGCACCATCGGCGAGTAG
- a CDS encoding carboxylesterase/lipase family protein, which yields MELPIAQTTHGAVRGRNENGVSSFKGIPYAAPLDGPARFAAPGEPERWDGVREAHRFSSDPPQVSLFPDSDSAWSPGDSADCLSVNVWTPDPGGRGLPVMVWIYGGAYILGTSRASDYDGANLARGGVVVVTLNYRVGFEGFGWLPDAPRNRALLDQLAALRWVRENIAAFGGDPDTVTLFGESAGAASIAALTAAEAGRGLFRRAIGQSVASGFQPEERARRAAERIAGALGVPATAEAFGQVASEAIHAVQSVPGMLTPFGPLVGGDDLVPDLPWRRLRAEVDLIAGFNRDEYTLFALLEAPERQDPVVAAERLGLPAGAVAEYRAARPGISDQDLYVLIMSDGLFRMPSLWSARNHPGRSWCYELTWATPALGGALRVCHALDVPLVFGNLTGRPLGQLLLGDPAPAEAETLSKEIRRAWTSFATTGDPGWPEYRAGEALTRVWDLPVSVVSDPEAVSRRIWESAG from the coding sequence GTGGAACTCCCCATAGCGCAGACGACGCACGGTGCGGTGCGTGGCCGGAACGAGAACGGCGTCAGTTCGTTCAAGGGCATCCCGTACGCGGCGCCGCTGGACGGTCCGGCCCGTTTCGCGGCACCCGGCGAGCCCGAGCGGTGGGACGGAGTCAGGGAGGCGCACCGCTTCAGCAGCGATCCCCCACAGGTCTCCCTCTTCCCGGACAGCGACTCCGCGTGGAGCCCGGGCGATTCGGCTGACTGCCTGAGCGTCAATGTGTGGACCCCCGACCCCGGCGGGCGCGGGCTGCCAGTGATGGTCTGGATCTACGGCGGGGCCTACATCCTGGGCACCTCCCGGGCCTCCGACTACGACGGGGCGAACCTCGCCCGGGGCGGCGTGGTCGTGGTCACCCTCAACTACCGCGTCGGCTTCGAGGGCTTCGGCTGGCTGCCGGACGCGCCGCGCAACCGCGCCCTCCTCGACCAGCTCGCCGCGCTGCGCTGGGTGCGGGAGAACATCGCGGCGTTCGGCGGCGACCCCGACACGGTGACGCTCTTCGGCGAGTCCGCCGGCGCCGCCTCCATCGCCGCCCTGACCGCCGCCGAGGCCGGGCGGGGGCTGTTCCGGCGGGCGATCGGGCAGAGCGTCGCGAGCGGCTTCCAGCCGGAGGAGCGGGCCCGGCGCGCGGCCGAGCGGATAGCGGGGGCGCTCGGCGTGCCCGCGACGGCGGAGGCGTTCGGCCAGGTCGCCTCGGAGGCGATCCACGCCGTGCAGAGCGTCCCCGGGATGCTCACCCCCTTCGGGCCGCTGGTCGGCGGCGACGATCTGGTGCCCGACCTGCCGTGGCGCCGGCTGCGCGCCGAGGTGGACCTGATCGCCGGGTTCAACCGCGACGAGTACACGCTGTTCGCGCTGCTGGAGGCGCCGGAGCGGCAGGACCCGGTGGTGGCCGCGGAACGGCTGGGCCTGCCCGCCGGGGCCGTCGCGGAATACCGGGCGGCCCGCCCCGGGATCTCCGACCAGGACCTGTACGTGCTGATCATGTCGGACGGTCTCTTCCGGATGCCGTCGCTGTGGAGCGCGCGGAACCACCCGGGGCGGAGCTGGTGCTACGAGCTGACCTGGGCCACCCCGGCGCTGGGCGGAGCCCTGCGGGTGTGCCACGCCCTGGACGTCCCGCTGGTCTTCGGCAACCTGACCGGCCGGCCGCTCGGCCAACTGCTGCTGGGTGACCCGGCCCCCGCCGAGGCGGAGACCCTGTCGAAGGAGATCCGCAGGGCGTGGACCTCGTTCGCGACCACGGGCGACCCCGGCTGGCCCGAGTACCGGGCGGGGGAGGCGCTCACGCGCGTCTGGGACCTGCCGGTCTCGGTGGTCTCCGACCCGGAGGCGGTGTCCCGCCGGATCTGGGAATCCGCGGGCTGA